One window of the Nicotiana tabacum cultivar K326 chromosome 4, ASM71507v2, whole genome shotgun sequence genome contains the following:
- the LOC142180143 gene encoding SKP1-like protein 11 yields the protein MAEAASSTTEKSFLTLKSSDGDEFVLEESIAIQSVTIKNMVEDGCSSNVIPLNKVDTETLIKVIEYMKMQSSTSSNEEEIENFEKEFVSISIKTILNILEAANFLDINSLLELCAEAVANRIKNKTPEAVRKIFNITSDFTPEEEAEIRNETPWAFEGDLDHSLD from the coding sequence ATGGCAGAGGCAGCATCATCGACCACTGAGAAAAGTTTTTTGACTCTGAAGTCCTCAGATGGCGATGAGTTTGTGTTGGAAGAATCCATCGCCATTCAATCtgtaacaatcaagaacatgGTCGAGGATGGATGCTCCTCCAACGTCATCCCGCTCAACAAGGTTGACACAGAAACCTTGATCAAGGTCATTGAATATATGAAGATGCAGTCCTCGACTTCTTCCAACGAAGAAGAAATCGAGAACTTCGAAAAGGAATTTGTGAGCATTAGCATAAAAACCATTCTTAATATCTTAGAAGCCGCAAATTTTCTTGACATCAATAGTTTGCTTGAGTTGTGTGCTGAGGCGGTGGCTAATAGGATTAAGAACAAGACGCCTGAAGCTGTTCGAAAGATATTCAATATCACTAGTGATTTCACCCCAGAGGAAGAGGCAGAGATTCGGAATGAGACTCCATGGGCCTTCGAAGGGGATCTTGACCACTCCCTTGACTAG